One Nesterenkonia populi DNA window includes the following coding sequences:
- a CDS encoding acetoin utilization protein AcuC, with amino-acid sequence MTRTAALPSTAVVWDPALLDYRFTAAHPMDPVRLELTEQLCAQLGVLDAENVITITPELATAEQLGSIHEAGYLDAVREADANGVASEEHGLGTEDTPVFPQMHQGAARIAGGTAALAEGIASGRFARGVNFAGGMHHAHAGRAGGFCIYNDVALAAQTLLDAGFRRIAYIDVDAHHGDGTQQIFYADPRVMTVSVHQSGANLFPFSGYPNETGTGEAAGMSVNLALPEETDDAGFLRGFHALVPAVLDAFEPEVILSQHGADAHAQDPMSDLRLSLEGQRRIALDIAELAERHCAGRWLATGGGGYAVHGIVPRAWTHLTAVVAGSPIPPDAKVPRGWQEELTHLGVDPPTSMGDGAEPVFRSWEDGYDPENAVDRAIIQTRKEIFPLWGLDPYYD; translated from the coding sequence GTGACTCGCACAGCAGCCCTCCCGTCCACCGCCGTGGTGTGGGACCCAGCCCTGCTGGACTACCGATTCACCGCCGCCCACCCGATGGACCCGGTGCGGCTGGAGCTGACCGAGCAGCTGTGCGCCCAGCTGGGGGTGCTCGACGCGGAGAATGTCATCACCATCACCCCGGAGCTCGCCACCGCTGAGCAGCTGGGCAGCATCCACGAAGCCGGCTACCTGGACGCGGTGCGAGAGGCTGACGCGAACGGGGTCGCCTCGGAGGAGCACGGACTGGGCACCGAGGACACTCCCGTGTTCCCGCAGATGCACCAGGGAGCAGCACGGATCGCCGGGGGCACGGCCGCGCTGGCTGAGGGGATCGCGTCGGGCCGGTTCGCCCGGGGCGTGAACTTCGCCGGCGGCATGCACCACGCCCACGCCGGCCGGGCGGGCGGGTTCTGCATCTACAACGACGTCGCCCTCGCTGCTCAGACGCTCCTGGATGCCGGGTTCCGCCGCATCGCCTACATCGACGTGGACGCACACCACGGGGACGGCACCCAGCAGATCTTCTACGCGGACCCGCGGGTGATGACAGTATCGGTGCACCAGTCGGGCGCGAACCTCTTTCCGTTCTCGGGGTACCCCAACGAGACGGGCACCGGGGAGGCCGCGGGGATGAGCGTGAACCTTGCCCTGCCGGAGGAGACGGACGACGCCGGCTTCCTCCGGGGTTTCCACGCCCTCGTACCCGCAGTGCTGGACGCGTTCGAGCCGGAGGTGATCCTCTCTCAGCACGGCGCCGACGCCCACGCTCAGGACCCGATGAGCGACCTGCGGCTGAGCCTGGAAGGGCAGCGGCGGATCGCCCTCGACATCGCTGAGCTCGCCGAGAGGCACTGCGCCGGACGCTGGCTCGCCACCGGCGGCGGGGGCTACGCGGTGCACGGCATCGTCCCGCGAGCCTGGACCCACCTGACCGCCGTGGTCGCCGGATCCCCCATCCCCCCAGACGCCAAGGTTCCGCGGGGCTGGCAGGAGGAGCTGACTCACCTCGGCGTCGACCCTCCGACGAGCATGGGCGACGGCGCGGAGCCCGTCTTCCGCAGCTGGGAGGACGGCTATGACCCGGAGAACGCTGTGGACCGTGCCATCATCCAGACCCGCAAGGAGATCTTCCCCCTGTGGGGCCTCGACCCCTACTATGACTGA
- a CDS encoding potassium channel family protein, whose translation MVGMGRFGIALGEQLVFQEKEVLAVDSDGRLVQKFADIFTHTVQADATDMEALRQLGAEEFDSAVVGVGTSIESSVLIAANLVDLGVKQVWAKAINPTHGKILTRIGCHHVIYPEHDAGVRAAHLVSGQMLDFIKFDDDFAIVKMRPPKVLHGKTIDQAQPRKKLGVNVVGVKSPGEDFVYAQPDTLVSAGDTIVVSGDVSRLEYFADHA comes from the coding sequence ATGGTGGGGATGGGCCGGTTCGGCATCGCCCTGGGCGAGCAGCTCGTCTTCCAGGAGAAGGAAGTCCTGGCCGTGGACAGCGACGGCCGTCTCGTCCAGAAGTTCGCGGACATCTTCACCCACACCGTCCAGGCCGACGCCACCGACATGGAGGCGCTGCGGCAGCTCGGCGCCGAGGAGTTCGACTCCGCGGTGGTCGGCGTCGGCACATCCATCGAGTCCTCCGTGCTGATTGCCGCGAACCTCGTGGACCTCGGCGTCAAACAGGTGTGGGCCAAAGCCATCAACCCCACGCACGGCAAGATCCTCACCCGCATCGGCTGCCATCACGTCATCTACCCCGAGCACGACGCCGGGGTCCGTGCCGCCCACCTGGTCTCGGGCCAGATGCTGGACTTCATCAAGTTCGACGACGATTTCGCCATCGTGAAGATGCGCCCGCCCAAGGTCCTGCACGGCAAGACCATCGACCAGGCCCAGCCCCGCAAGAAGCTCGGCGTCAACGTGGTGGGCGTGAAGTCCCCCGGCGAGGACTTCGTCTACGCCCAGCCCGACACCCTCGTCTCCGCAGGCGACACCATCGTCGTCTCCGGCGACGTCAGCAGACTGGAGTACTTCGCGGACCACGCGTAG
- a CDS encoding TrkH family potassium uptake protein produces MREAWEGTKRLVSRMAQSSPPRTALLIFAAVIMVFTALLLAPWSTADGRSPAFHDALFTATSAVSVTGLTSVNTAEHWSPAGQIVILAGIQIGGLGILTLASLVALSVTHHLGLRTRLVAEQGMPTGSLGEVGSLIRTVVICSLVVEAALAVVLVPRLIQLEQDVLAGIWHGLFYSVSAFNNAGFIIHPDGLDGVSHDPVVLWTIMIGVFLGSLGFPVLLVLWRCRWHVKRWGLHAKLTMEVTVLLMVLGAVGYALLEWNHTETIGQMTAGEKLQNSLFASVMMRSGGFSVVENAIEHSETMLLTSAMMFVGGGSASTAGGIKVTTLAVIFLAFLAEARGHGESTAHGRTIPAQAVRVAVSVVAMGATFILVSTMALMIISDEDLERPLFESISAFATCGLTSGLSSELPPSGLYVLSALMFAGRVGIMTFAAALTLRQSRIRYRYPEGRPIIG; encoded by the coding sequence GTGCGCGAAGCCTGGGAGGGAACCAAGCGACTGGTCAGCCGGATGGCCCAGTCATCCCCGCCGCGCACCGCGCTGCTGATCTTCGCAGCGGTGATCATGGTGTTCACCGCGCTGCTGCTGGCCCCCTGGTCCACCGCCGACGGCCGCTCCCCCGCCTTCCACGACGCCCTGTTCACCGCCACCTCAGCAGTCTCCGTCACCGGACTGACCTCAGTGAACACCGCCGAGCACTGGTCTCCGGCCGGACAGATCGTCATCCTCGCCGGCATCCAGATCGGCGGACTCGGCATTCTCACCCTCGCCTCCCTGGTCGCGCTCTCCGTCACGCACCACCTCGGACTGCGCACCCGGCTGGTCGCCGAGCAGGGAATGCCCACCGGCTCCCTGGGCGAGGTCGGCTCCCTCATCCGCACCGTGGTGATCTGCTCCCTCGTCGTGGAGGCGGCCCTCGCCGTCGTTCTGGTTCCTCGGCTCATCCAGCTGGAGCAGGACGTGCTCGCCGGCATCTGGCACGGGCTCTTCTACTCGGTCTCCGCGTTCAACAACGCCGGGTTCATCATCCACCCTGACGGGCTCGACGGCGTCAGCCACGACCCCGTCGTCCTCTGGACAATCATGATCGGCGTCTTCCTCGGCTCGCTCGGATTCCCAGTGCTGCTGGTGCTGTGGCGGTGCCGCTGGCACGTCAAGCGCTGGGGCCTGCACGCCAAGCTCACCATGGAGGTGACCGTGCTGCTGATGGTGCTGGGCGCCGTCGGCTACGCCCTGCTGGAATGGAACCACACCGAGACCATCGGGCAGATGACCGCCGGGGAGAAGCTGCAGAACTCCCTGTTCGCCTCGGTGATGATGCGCTCGGGCGGCTTCTCCGTGGTTGAAAATGCGATAGAGCACTCCGAGACGATGCTGCTCACCAGCGCGATGATGTTCGTGGGCGGCGGCTCGGCGTCCACCGCGGGCGGCATCAAGGTCACCACCTTGGCGGTGATCTTCCTGGCGTTCCTCGCCGAGGCCCGAGGCCACGGCGAGTCCACCGCCCACGGCCGCACCATTCCCGCCCAGGCTGTCCGGGTGGCAGTCAGCGTGGTCGCCATGGGGGCCACGTTCATCCTGGTCTCCACCATGGCGCTGATGATCATCAGCGACGAGGACCTCGAACGGCCGCTGTTCGAATCGATCAGCGCCTTCGCCACATGCGGGCTCACCTCCGGGCTGAGCTCCGAGCTGCCGCCGTCCGGCCTGTACGTGCTCTCCGCACTGATGTTTGCTGGACGTGTGGGCATCATGACCTTCGCCGCAGCCCTGACCCTGCGGCAGAGCCGCATCCGCTACCGCTACCCGGAAGGACGGCCGATCATTGGCTAG
- the proC gene encoding pyrroline-5-carboxylate reductase — protein sequence MTSAKIAMLGLGSMNGAILAGLLGSGVSPADVTVTNRSEASAQRARDEHGVTALSEESTPEANLKAAAEADVVFLGVKPHQITDLCAEIREALKPGAVVVSVAAAVTLEMMQEALREGQPVIRTMPNTPMSVGLGVVGLAPGAHTMREQTETVAELLGASGSVHILDEPQIDALTGVAGSGPAYAFYLAEHMAAAGVEMGLAPELAADLAAQTLYGAGRMLVENGGAADAAQLRRNVSSPNGTTEQAIRTFDDAGMAETIRAGAKASAARAGEISRSLC from the coding sequence ATGACTTCTGCGAAGATTGCGATGCTTGGCCTCGGGTCCATGAACGGGGCGATCCTCGCCGGGCTGCTGGGCTCCGGGGTGTCACCCGCCGACGTGACCGTCACCAACCGGTCTGAGGCCTCCGCGCAGCGGGCCCGGGACGAGCACGGCGTCACTGCCCTGTCCGAGGAGAGCACCCCGGAGGCCAACCTGAAGGCTGCTGCCGAGGCCGACGTCGTCTTCCTCGGGGTGAAGCCCCACCAGATTACCGACCTCTGCGCCGAGATCCGTGAGGCGCTCAAGCCCGGCGCCGTCGTCGTCTCCGTAGCCGCCGCCGTCACCCTCGAGATGATGCAGGAGGCTCTGCGCGAGGGGCAGCCGGTGATCCGCACCATGCCGAACACCCCGATGTCCGTCGGCCTCGGCGTCGTCGGGCTGGCTCCCGGCGCCCACACCATGCGCGAGCAGACGGAGACGGTGGCTGAGCTGCTGGGCGCCTCCGGCAGTGTCCACATCCTCGATGAGCCGCAGATCGACGCGCTCACCGGGGTCGCCGGCTCCGGGCCCGCCTACGCGTTCTACCTCGCTGAGCACATGGCTGCGGCGGGCGTGGAGATGGGCCTGGCCCCTGAGCTCGCGGCGGACCTCGCCGCCCAGACCCTCTACGGTGCCGGGAGGATGCTTGTGGAGAACGGGGGTGCCGCCGACGCCGCCCAGCTGCGCCGCAACGTCAGCAGCCCCAACGGCACCACCGAGCAGGCGATCCGCACCTTCGACGATGCCGGGATGGCAGAGACCATCCGCGCCGGCGCCAAAGCCTCCGCCGCCCGGGCAGGAGAGATCAGCCGGTCGCTTTGCTGA
- a CDS encoding glutaredoxin family protein codes for MRDVEVLVKPGCHLCQDALAVTAQVCEEFGLEHRTTDITQDAVLAEQFAEEIPVLRIDGVPRDFWRFDSARLRRLLSKATG; via the coding sequence GTGAGAGATGTTGAGGTGCTGGTCAAGCCGGGCTGCCACCTGTGCCAGGACGCGCTGGCGGTCACCGCACAGGTGTGCGAGGAGTTCGGGCTGGAGCACCGGACCACGGACATCACCCAGGATGCGGTGCTGGCGGAGCAGTTCGCCGAAGAGATCCCGGTGCTGCGGATCGACGGGGTGCCGCGGGACTTCTGGAGGTTCGACTCGGCCCGCCTGCGCCGCCTGCTCAGCAAAGCGACCGGCTGA
- the ectB gene encoding diaminobutyrate--2-oxoglutarate transaminase, translating to MATDIFDTRESQVRSYCMSWPAVFEKAEGPYQWSEDGTKYLDFFSGAGALNYGHNHPELRDLVVEYVANSGVTHSMDMKSPAKRRFLETFDRVILEPRNLDYKVMFPGPTGTNTVEAALKLARKVTGRQHILSFTNAFHGMTLGALSVTGNSMKRRGAGIPLTNSSKIPYDDYFDGDIPDFLWLEKVLEDSGSGVDKPAAVIVETVQGEGGLNAARMEWLKALADLLKRHKILLIVDDVQAGCGRTGTFFSFEEAGIYPDIVCVSKSISGYGLAMALTLFKSELDVWEPGEHNGTFRGNNLAFVTAARALELFWSDGSFQKELAGKIETLRTGMEKITEHVKGSYIKGRGFLTGVSFPDPDTAGKVAAEAYKRNMLVETSGPQDEVVKLMPALNIPDEDLQKGLAILEEAVLAATGQMGEPSRLRAPH from the coding sequence ATGGCTACAGACATTTTTGATACCCGCGAATCCCAGGTGCGGAGCTACTGCATGAGCTGGCCCGCCGTCTTCGAGAAGGCAGAGGGCCCCTATCAGTGGTCCGAGGACGGCACCAAGTACCTGGACTTCTTCTCCGGGGCGGGCGCGCTGAACTACGGGCACAACCATCCCGAGCTGCGCGACCTGGTGGTCGAGTATGTGGCCAACTCCGGGGTCACCCACTCCATGGACATGAAGTCCCCCGCAAAGAGGCGCTTCCTGGAGACCTTCGATCGGGTCATCCTCGAGCCCCGCAACCTGGACTACAAGGTGATGTTCCCCGGCCCCACAGGAACCAACACTGTGGAGGCCGCGCTGAAGCTGGCCCGCAAGGTCACCGGGCGGCAGCACATCCTGTCCTTCACCAACGCGTTCCACGGGATGACCCTGGGCGCCCTGTCCGTGACCGGCAACTCGATGAAGCGCCGCGGCGCAGGCATTCCGCTGACCAACAGCTCCAAGATCCCCTACGACGACTACTTCGACGGGGACATCCCTGACTTTCTCTGGCTGGAGAAGGTCCTTGAGGACTCCGGCTCCGGCGTGGACAAGCCCGCCGCCGTCATCGTCGAGACCGTCCAGGGCGAAGGCGGCCTCAACGCGGCCCGCATGGAGTGGCTGAAGGCCCTGGCCGACCTGCTCAAGCGGCACAAGATTCTGCTGATCGTCGACGACGTGCAGGCAGGCTGCGGTCGCACCGGCACCTTCTTCTCCTTCGAAGAAGCAGGCATCTACCCCGACATCGTCTGCGTCTCCAAGTCGATCTCCGGCTATGGCCTCGCCATGGCGCTGACCCTGTTCAAGTCCGAGCTGGACGTCTGGGAGCCCGGCGAGCACAACGGGACCTTCCGGGGCAACAACCTCGCCTTCGTCACCGCCGCCCGCGCCCTGGAGCTCTTCTGGTCCGACGGCTCCTTCCAGAAGGAGCTCGCCGGCAAGATCGAGACCCTCCGCACCGGCATGGAGAAGATCACCGAGCACGTCAAGGGCTCCTACATCAAGGGCCGCGGCTTCCTCACCGGCGTCAGCTTCCCGGACCCGGACACCGCCGGAAAGGTCGCCGCCGAGGCGTACAAGCGCAACATGCTCGTTGAGACCTCAGGCCCCCAGGACGAGGTCGTCAAGCTGATGCCCGCTCTGAACATCCCGGACGAGGATCTGCAGAAGGGCCTGGCCATCCTGGAGGAGGCCGTGCTGGCCGCCACAGGCCAGATGGGGGAGCCCAGCCGCCTCCGGGCACCCCACTGA
- a CDS encoding NADH:flavin oxidoreductase/NADH oxidase: MNPKIFSPITLRGIEVSNRVWLSPMCMYACPDEDGAVGDFHLAHYGAVALGGSGMLITEATAVRPEGRVTPQDAGLWAAEQMFAWKRVTDFVHAAGSRIAVQLAHAGRKGSKYRNLPGDAPDRGSVAAEQGGWKTKGATRQAFGYLSAPEILSEEEVWEIIRSFADAAERAEKAGFDAVELHGAHGYLLHEFLSPLTNQRDDQWGGSPEARESFLLKTVRAVREVLSPETPLLVRLSVSDVTDGGMTAEASATLAERLAEQGADFIDCSSGGLLPNVDYKAYPGYQVADARTVRSSGVPVGAVGLITEPEQAAEIVEDGSADVVLLGRAMLRDPHWPRRAANALGATQAVPPPPQYHRAW, translated from the coding sequence ATGAATCCCAAGATTTTCAGCCCCATCACCCTGCGAGGCATCGAAGTGTCCAACCGCGTGTGGTTGTCCCCCATGTGCATGTATGCCTGCCCTGATGAAGATGGAGCCGTCGGTGATTTCCATCTTGCTCATTATGGGGCGGTAGCCCTTGGTGGGTCAGGGATGCTCATCACGGAGGCCACTGCGGTGCGCCCAGAAGGAAGAGTCACTCCCCAGGACGCCGGGCTGTGGGCGGCAGAGCAGATGTTTGCGTGGAAAAGAGTGACAGACTTCGTGCATGCGGCTGGCTCTCGAATCGCAGTGCAGCTGGCGCATGCCGGCCGAAAAGGAAGCAAATATCGCAACCTCCCTGGTGACGCGCCCGATCGAGGGAGTGTGGCCGCCGAACAAGGTGGTTGGAAAACCAAAGGAGCTACAAGGCAGGCATTTGGGTATTTGTCCGCTCCTGAAATTCTCTCTGAGGAAGAAGTTTGGGAGATCATCCGAAGTTTCGCGGACGCTGCTGAAAGAGCCGAAAAAGCGGGTTTCGATGCTGTGGAGCTTCATGGAGCACATGGCTACCTCCTTCACGAGTTCCTCTCCCCCTTGACTAATCAACGTGATGATCAATGGGGTGGAAGTCCCGAGGCGAGGGAATCTTTCCTTCTGAAGACGGTCCGGGCAGTGCGTGAAGTGTTGTCTCCTGAGACGCCGCTGTTGGTGCGCCTCTCAGTCAGCGACGTCACTGACGGGGGTATGACTGCGGAAGCATCGGCAACGCTTGCTGAGCGACTTGCAGAACAGGGTGCCGACTTCATCGATTGCTCCTCCGGTGGGTTGCTTCCCAACGTGGACTACAAGGCCTACCCGGGGTATCAGGTAGCTGACGCTCGCACAGTACGCAGCTCCGGCGTGCCGGTCGGAGCAGTTGGCCTGATCACAGAGCCCGAGCAGGCAGCTGAGATTGTTGAGGATGGAAGTGCAGATGTCGTACTGCTCGGCAGGGCAATGCTGAGAGACCCGCACTGGCCGCGTCGAGCAGCGAACGCTCTTGGAGCAACGCAAGCAGTGCCTCCGCCACCCCAATATCACCGAGCCTGGTGA
- a CDS encoding 30S ribosomal protein bS22 — protein sequence MGSVIKKRRKRMAKKKHRKRLRKTRHQRRNKK from the coding sequence ATGGGTTCAGTGATCAAGAAGCGCCGCAAGCGCATGGCGAAGAAGAAGCACCGTAAGCGTCTGCGTAAGACTCGCCACCAGCGACGCAATAAGAAGTAG
- a CDS encoding ectoine synthase, whose translation MYTLHIDDLNGTDRDINEPNWRSRRMVLAKEKVGFSLHETTLRAGTENDFWYANHVEAVYCVGGKGTLTDKETGKEYPITDGFLYLLDGHEKHHVSVEEEMRMVCVFNPPVTGREVHDENGVYPLIIEED comes from the coding sequence ATGTACACCCTGCACATCGATGACCTCAACGGCACCGACCGCGACATCAACGAGCCCAACTGGCGATCCCGCCGAATGGTCCTCGCCAAGGAGAAGGTCGGCTTCTCCCTGCACGAGACCACGCTGCGGGCTGGCACCGAGAACGACTTCTGGTACGCAAACCATGTGGAGGCCGTCTACTGCGTGGGCGGCAAGGGCACCCTCACCGACAAGGAGACCGGCAAGGAGTACCCGATCACCGACGGGTTCCTGTACCTCCTCGACGGGCACGAGAAGCACCATGTGTCCGTGGAGGAGGAGATGCGCATGGTCTGCGTCTTCAACCCCCCGGTCACCGGCCGCGAAGTCCACGACGAGAACGGCGTCTACCCGCTGATCATCGAAGAGGACTGA
- the ectA gene encoding diaminobutyrate acetyltransferase: MSDQQSNELIILRPPTVADGADLWRLAEGTGVLDTNTPYAYLLWARDFAGTSVIAEVEGEPAGFITGYRKPTDPSTLFVWQVAVDSRFRGRGLAKKMLFDLVERTADDVSRLETTVTIDNEASLALFGALARAHGTEMTRTSLFTEDLFPHQEETGEEHAAEDLYTVEPLHAPAT, encoded by the coding sequence ATGAGCGACCAACAGAGCAATGAGCTGATCATCCTGCGGCCACCCACGGTGGCCGACGGGGCAGACCTCTGGCGCCTTGCGGAGGGCACGGGGGTGCTGGACACCAACACCCCCTACGCGTACCTGCTGTGGGCGCGAGACTTCGCCGGGACCTCAGTGATCGCTGAGGTGGAAGGAGAGCCGGCGGGCTTCATCACCGGCTACCGCAAACCGACAGACCCCTCCACCCTGTTCGTGTGGCAGGTCGCAGTGGACTCCCGGTTCCGAGGCCGCGGGCTGGCCAAGAAGATGCTCTTCGACCTGGTCGAGCGCACTGCCGACGACGTCTCCCGGCTGGAGACTACGGTCACCATCGACAATGAGGCCTCCCTGGCGCTCTTCGGGGCCCTGGCCCGCGCACACGGCACCGAGATGACCCGCACCTCCCTGTTCACCGAAGACCTCTTCCCGCATCAGGAGGAGACTGGTGAGGAGCACGCCGCCGAGGACCTCTACACCGTGGAGCCGCTGCACGCCCCGGCGACGTAG
- a CDS encoding CsbD family protein, with protein MGLEDKADAGKDKVAGSAKEGAGKLTGDERTEAEGKGQNLQGKLKDAGESVKDAAGDARDSVKGFADGMKKD; from the coding sequence ATGGGACTCGAGGACAAGGCAGACGCAGGCAAGGACAAGGTGGCCGGCAGCGCCAAGGAGGGCGCAGGAAAGCTCACCGGTGACGAGCGCACCGAGGCCGAGGGCAAGGGCCAGAATCTTCAGGGCAAGCTGAAGGACGCCGGCGAGTCCGTGAAGGACGCAGCGGGCGACGCCCGCGACTCGGTGAAGGGCTTCGCCGACGGCATGAAGAAGGACTGA
- a CDS encoding uracil-xanthine permease family protein, with translation MTKSFVPGFGWKIHGDGKTIRPGDVVAPEERLSWPQTAGVGMQHVVAMFGATFLVPVITGFPPSTTLLFSGIGTLLFLVITAGRVPSYLGSSFAFLAPVGAASAQYGMSGALGGILTAGLGLFLVGLIVHFAGPAWIQKLMPPVVTGSIVALIGLNLAPAAWDNVQEGPVTATVTIVAMLVAGVLFRGMLGRLSILVGVVVGYLVAVVRGEVDFSEVDGAGWVGLPEFASPTFHPGVLVLFIPVVLVLVAENVGHVKSVALMTKRDLDPITGRALMADGAATMLAGSGGGSGTTTYAENIGVMASSKVYSTAAYWVAGMFAILLALVPKFGALVNTVPDGVLGGAGTVLYGMIGILGVRIWVQNKVDFSHPINLAVAGVPLIIAIADYTMLFGEIVFTGIALGSVAALVIHHGMSAIARWRGTDAGFEDTEADLAVPVNQDDAAHLETGGSWDEDTSGR, from the coding sequence GTGACAAAAAGCTTCGTGCCCGGCTTCGGCTGGAAGATCCACGGTGACGGAAAGACCATCAGGCCCGGCGACGTCGTTGCCCCGGAGGAGCGGCTGAGCTGGCCGCAGACCGCCGGAGTCGGCATGCAGCACGTGGTCGCGATGTTCGGCGCCACGTTCCTCGTCCCGGTGATCACCGGGTTCCCGCCGTCCACCACGCTGCTCTTCTCCGGGATCGGCACCCTGCTCTTCCTGGTCATCACCGCGGGCCGGGTCCCCAGCTATCTCGGCTCGTCCTTCGCGTTCCTCGCCCCCGTGGGCGCGGCGAGCGCACAGTACGGGATGTCAGGAGCGCTCGGCGGCATCCTCACGGCCGGCCTGGGACTGTTCCTGGTGGGACTGATCGTCCATTTCGCCGGACCCGCCTGGATCCAGAAGCTGATGCCCCCGGTGGTCACCGGATCCATCGTGGCGCTCATCGGCCTGAACCTGGCGCCGGCCGCCTGGGACAACGTCCAGGAGGGGCCGGTGACCGCCACGGTGACGATCGTGGCGATGCTCGTCGCCGGGGTGCTATTCCGCGGGATGCTCGGCCGCCTCTCTATCCTGGTCGGCGTCGTCGTGGGCTACTTGGTGGCTGTGGTGCGCGGCGAGGTGGACTTCTCTGAGGTCGACGGCGCCGGGTGGGTGGGCCTGCCGGAGTTCGCCTCCCCCACCTTCCACCCCGGCGTCTTGGTGCTCTTCATTCCCGTGGTGCTGGTGCTCGTGGCGGAGAACGTCGGGCATGTGAAGTCGGTGGCGCTGATGACTAAGCGGGACCTCGATCCGATCACCGGCCGGGCGCTGATGGCCGACGGCGCGGCGACGATGCTCGCCGGCTCCGGCGGCGGCTCCGGCACCACCACCTACGCGGAGAACATCGGTGTGATGGCCTCCTCGAAGGTCTACTCCACCGCCGCCTACTGGGTGGCCGGCATGTTCGCGATCCTGCTGGCCCTGGTGCCGAAGTTCGGCGCCCTGGTCAACACGGTTCCCGACGGCGTCCTCGGGGGCGCCGGCACCGTGCTCTACGGGATGATCGGCATCCTTGGGGTGAGGATCTGGGTGCAGAACAAGGTGGACTTCTCCCATCCGATCAACTTGGCCGTCGCTGGGGTGCCTCTGATCATCGCGATCGCCGACTACACGATGCTCTTCGGCGAGATCGTCTTCACCGGCATCGCTCTGGGGTCCGTCGCCGCCCTCGTCATCCACCACGGGATGAGCGCGATCGCCCGTTGGCGCGGCACCGACGCCGGCTTCGAGGACACCGAGGCTGACCTGGCCGTCCCCGTGAACCAGGACGACGCCGCACACCTCGAGACCGGTGGCAGCTGGGACGAGGACACCTCCGGGAGGTAA